The genome window CGCAGTGCTCAAACCCCAGGTCTTTGGTAAGTAATAAATTATGTTGCAGTTTAGGTACAACTATGTTTGTATCGCCGGGGCTCAGTCGCAGGTCTGTTGGTAATGTGTGCCAGTCGTTTGTGTTGGCAATACAACTGTATAGTTCAATTGCCTGCTGCATCAACTGTGTCTGTCGCTCCGGGTTTAGCCATGCCGGATCCGAAAGCTGTGCCATACTCCTGAAAGGGAGATAGAGTAAAAGCACCGCTACACACCAGTAAAACATGATAAAATAAGAGAGTCTGTACTTTTATCTACGGACCAGCATTTTTATAGTATAGTTTTAAACTGATAACATTTTAACTTGTGGTATGGTTAATCATCAAAATATCATCTGTACTTAGGTTATACTTTCAAATCAACTGCTAAATGCACTTTAAGCAACTATACTTTTACAGTTTTATACTTCTGCTATTATCAGCCTGCTCCGATGCCGGAACCAACCGACAACAAGCAGAAAATGCCGAAGGCTACAAAGCCATAGCTCCTAATTTTAATGCTGACTGGGCGATGCACAAACTTTGGGATGATGGACTGGCCGAAGTAGCAATATATGATGCAGAGCGGGTGGTGTACGGCAAAAAGCGCAGTTTCGATTTCACGATCATTACGGTAAAAGAAGATTTTAATAATGAGCACAATGCTAAAACAGACGACTATATCCGCGGTGATCTTTTCCCGGTGATGAAGGTGAACCAGTTCTGCCGTATCCCAACCGATAACTACCCTTATCATTACCTTACTTCAGTATTTATTAAACGCGAACAACCGTGGCATCTGCATAAACAAACCACATCGTCGCAGGAGTGGTGTGGCAACACGTTTAAAGCCATTACCGATTCCGGCGATAAGTATAATTTAAACTATAATTCGTATTTCGACGGGCAGGGCGAAGGCAACTATAAACTGAAGAAGGAGTTGTTGTTCGAAGATCAGTTACCCTATACTTTGCGAGCACTGCGCTTCCGGAACGGCCTTACTTTTAAAGCCGATATTGCAGAAACGCAGCAAACAAACAAGGCCACGCAACCTGTAGCATATAACGCTACCATCACAAGTAAGAAAGCAACAATAAACAATAGAGAAGTATGGCAGGTACAGGTGCAACTTGCTCCGGATAAAATTAACAGCTACTGGTTTGCTACTGAATACCCGAACACATTAATCCGGCAACAAACCTGGGATGGCCGTAAACTGGAACTGAAAAAGATAAGCCGTTATGCCTACTGGCAAGGCAACTAACTATAAAACAACCATGTCAGCAACTATAGATAAAAGCACACTTCAGTTTTTAAGAGATCTGGCCCGCAACAACACCCGCGAATGGTTCGCTGAGAACAAGCCACGTTACGAAAAAGCACGCAAGAACTACCTGGATTTTCTGGATGAGATGCTGAAAGAAATGGCCCGCTTTGAGCCAGTGGCCAATGCACAAACAGGTAAAGATCTGGTTTTTAGAATTTACCGGGATGTGCGTTTCTCCAATGATAAACGACCCTACAAAGATCATTTTGGTGCCTATGTAGCTGATGGTGGCCGTAAATCTATACTTCCGGGGTACTACCTGCACCTGGCTGGTAATAACAATTCTTTTCTGGCCGGCGGACTCTGGATGCCACCCGCAGATTACCTAAAAGCTGTGCGGCAGGAGATTGATTATAACCTGCATGAGTTCAAGGCTATAGTTGAAGCTACGGCTTTTAAAAAGAAGTTTGGAGACCTGCAGGGCGAGCAGCTAAAAACTACACCTAAAGGTTACGAAAAAGAAAACCCTGCTATAGAATACCTGCGCTTTAAAAGCTGGAATGCTGTTATGCCCCTAACAGATAAACAGGTGCTGAGTAATGATTTCATGGCTGTAGTGATGGATGGATTCAAGAGCCTGAAACCTTTCAACGATTTTCTGACAGCGCCTTTAAAAGAGATCGGGGAAGATTAAGTTACGTCAGGTTTGCATGTTTGCGGCGCTGGCGGTACAGGTATAGTTCTACCAGCAGCCACAGCAGCACCAGGGTGTATTCCAGCGTTATAAGTGCGGTATCTTCGTTGAAAGAACTGGTGCGGTAAGCTGCATAGCTTAATATGGCCAACCCAGACCAAGCAATAGCAAACCGGAACAAGCTGGCTGCAGTAAGTGCTACCAGTGTTGTAATGTACCACGGATGTACTGTAGTTGCCAAAAGTAAATAAACAGCTAGTGCAGCGGCCATATAACCCATCAATCTCTTTACAGAGCCTAACTTTTTAACTGCTGCCATGGTCACTACTATAGCAAATGTTACCAGCGAAAGAAATGGCCCGATCACCGCGATCTGGTTATAGCCTGTAAGTTGAATTCCGGCCCATCGCATTAAATAATACACACTGGCATTAAACTCGAACCGCTGAAAGTATAGATTCACGCTTTTTGCCATATGTTCTATTACTTCCAGGTTTATCAGCGGGAAACTAACCACTAAAAGTGTAAGCCCTACAGCTGTTAAGAAATATACAAACCGCTTAAAGCCTAATTTGCGCCACATAAACGGTAAGAATAGCAGCGGTAATAATTTAACTCCTATGGCAAGGCCAAAAGCACAACCTGCCCAAACTACCCGCTGGTAAAAAAGCTGGTACAGGCCAAGCAGCACAAAAAAGATCATCAATGCTTCCAGGTGCAGGTTGCCAGTCAGTTCAAGTATAACCAGCGGGTTCAAGGCGTAGAGCAGTACATATCCGTCAGGTAAGCCCATTTTGCGTAATAGCCGCAGCAAGAGTAGTATACTTAGTATTTCTGCTGCTATAATCATTACCCGTATAGTTACTATACTTCCGCATATACTTTCAGGTGAAAGCTTTGCTGATAGCCAAAAGATAGCCTGCGCTACCGGCGGGTAAACACTATAGTATTCCGGGGAGTTGAGCTTCAGGTAAAGAGCCTCGTTTATACCTGCCACTGCTACAGCGCCTTCCTGCACAAAGTATTCTGGTAAATGTAAGTATGGGTTTATACCTGCTGCCATTAGCCTGCCATCCCAGATAAACCGGAAATAATCATCTGAAAGCAGGGGAGTGGCTGCGAGCAAAATCAACCTAAAAAAAATAGCAGCTGCAATGCCATGCCACACCGGTAACCGCTGATTCACAACATATACATACGCTGCAAAGCAGGCCGCAAACAGCAGCACCAGCTGTGTGAAATTTACCCGGGGCGTAGCGTAGCCCAACGCAGCATATACTATGGATGAAGCTCCAAGTACAACATAAGCAGCAATCGTCCGGCGTCGTTTGATCATGCCTTCTTGTAATGTGCCAATGTATAAAAAAACACTAACCCAAAGCCCATTGCCAGCATACTATGGAATGGCAGTAACCCATAATCTTTTAGTTGCAGATCGAGCCAAATGCCCCATACAAAGTATAAAGCCAGTAACCCTTCGAGCCATGTAACGATACGTATAGTTGGTAAGGTATAAAGTTTTTTCTGCCAGCTGTCCTGCGCTTTTACAATATTGTATTTCGGAGTCCGGATAAAAGGTGTTTTACGCCCCATATACCCTTCCAAAACAGCCACACTGTTATGCAACGACATCCCCATCGACATGATAAGAAACATTAAAAATTCTGGGATAAAACGGATAGCTGCCTTACTAACTCCACGCCTGCTTGCAGATACCCAGTAAAAAGTAACCAAGGCCAGAAAGCTTATTATAAAAATAGCTCCTAAATTAAATACCCAATCAAACTGAGGATTACTTTCTTTTATAAAAAGAACAGGTATAGAAAGTATAGCCGTGAGTAGTACACATACAAACACACTGCTGTTAAGCAGATGGAATAAGGCATGCAACTTTGCATGTAACGGCTTTGGAGATATTAAAACATCAGTCAGGTGTTTACGGGCTGTTTCTGCAGCGCCCTTTGTCCAGCGGTATTGCTGCGATTTCAGTCCGTTTATTTCAGCAGGCAGCTCTGCCGGAGACTCGGTTTGTTCCTGGTACACAAACTCCCAGCCCTTTAACTGTGCGCGGTAACTCAGGTCCAGGTCTTCTGTAAGAGTATCGGCTTGCCAGCCACCGGCGTCAACTATACAGGTTTTACGCCATACACCGGCTGTACCGTTAAAATTTATAAAGTAATGGCCATTGTTGCGACCCTGTTGCTCCACAGTAAAGTGTGCATCCAAACCAAACGCCTGCAGCCTGGTAAGTAACGAATAATCTCTGTTCAGATGTCCCCAGCGGGTTTGCACAACACCAATCTGAGGTTTGGTAAAAGCAACTATAGTTTTTTTTAGAAAATCAGGGGAAGGCACAAAATCAGCATCAAAAATAGCGATGAACTCCCCTGTAGCACTTGCCAAGCCATGTTGTAAGGCACCAGCTTTAAAGCCTGTACGGTCGCCTCGTCTTACATGCGCGAGTGTCAGGCCATGGCTTTGCAGCAGCTTTATCTTTTCAGCAATTAAAGTTGTGGTTTCATCAGTGGAGTCGTCCAGTAGCTGTATTTGTAGTTTATCTTTAGGATAATCGAAAGCGGCAACAGCATCTATTAACCGGGATACTACATAGCGCTCGTTATAAACTGGTAGCTGCACTGTTACAGTCGGCCAATCTTTCGGAATTACAGTCGGAACTTGTGTTGGCGTGCGGGTAAGGTATAACCAGGTAAGGTGCAGCTGTACCAGACTATAGCAGAATATGAAGGCCAGACAAAGACTATATACCACTACCACTATAGTTGCTACCAGCGTCATCATTTATGCAGTTATATGTACCTAAATATCGTGAAAATAATTTTATAGCCGGCCAGCACGGAGCCTTTTATAGTTCCCGATACTTTAGATACACCAATGCGCTTACGATAGGAGACCGGTACCTCTACTGATCTAATATTCCTTTTAGCTGCTTTTGCCTGCATCTCTACGGTCCAGCCATAGGTACGGTCCTGCATATTTAAAGCCAGCAGCGTGTCCAGTTTTATAGCCCGGAACGGCCCTAAGTCGGTATACTTTACACCATAGAGTAAGTGTAGCAGTTTAGTAGCCAGCCAGTTTCCGAACAGTTGCTGTGGCAACAACGAACCAGCTTCTCTTTTACCCAACACCCGCGATCCGATTACCATTTCTACTGCACCTGAAAGTATAGGCTCCAAAAGTAGAGGCATCTCGTGCGGGTAATCAGAGAAATCGCCATCTAGGAAAACGATAATATCAGGGCGGGTATCTACTGGTTTTGCTGCGACATAGGCAATCCCTTTCAGGCAGGCATGTCCGTAACCAGGTTTAGGCTCGAGTAAAACGGTGGCTCCGGCTAAGCTGGCAGTTTCGGCGGTGCGATCAGTTGAGTTGTTATTCACTACAATTACATCCTCTACCAAAGCTGGTATGGCAGCTACTACTTTACCAATTGAAAGCTCTTCGTTATATGCCGGGATAATGACGTTTACGCGTGCCATAGTTCAGGTTGAACTGCAAAGATGCCCATTTATACTTACTGATACCAGAAACAACTTTACCTTTACTGCCAACTTTTATAACAACATAGTGTTTAACTAGAACAAACAAGTTAAAACCAGATGAGTCAGAAAGTAAATGTGGGGGATAAAGCCCCGGATTTTGAATTGATTAAGCCAGACGGAAGTGTATTCAGGTTAAAAGACCAGTTGAAAGATAAACATGTGGTGCTATACTTTTACCCGAAAGACAATACACCCGGCTGCACCAAACAAGCCTGCGAATTCCGTGACCAGTATGAAGTTTTTAAAGAGTATGATGCTGAAGTAGTAGGCATAAGCAGCGACAGCGCAGACTCGCATGATAAATTCGAGCGAAATTTTCATCTTCCTTTTATACTTCTCAGCGATCAGGGGAATCATGTGCGCAACATGTTTGGCGTACCTCGCAAATTCGGTATTATACCTGGCCGCGTTACTTATGTAATTGATAAAAACGGGGTAGTACGCTACATCTTCAACTCCATGACAAAACCTTTGGAACATGTGAAGAATGCACTTGATGTACTGAAAAGTATGAATAAGAAATAATTAAAAAAGGCCTGCTGAACAGCAGGCCTTTTTTAATTATAATTTGCATGAATTTAACGCTTCAGTGTTAAGGATTTTCCATCATAGAATGATACATGAAGGAAACCGAATTCTTTATTGAAAAGAATTTGCTTAACACTATTTGGTTTAGTGCTGTCCGGAAGTACTTCAAATACATTAAAATACTGATGACCATTTACATCATAAGACGGATAAGTAGGGTTATCTTTATCTATTGGCCAGTCACCACGGTTCTGAACAGCTAATCTTACTGTCAGAGAATCAGGGCGACGCAGGATATAAGTAGATAAATTAAGATGTTTTCTGGTAGTATCCTGTATTGTTAAGGAGGCCTGTGAATCTAGTTTTTCAATACAATCGTCACCCAGAGAATAACCTTCTCCAGGTACGTTCTGAGCAACAGCACTGATAAATTTATAAGGTGCAATATCGCCTACTTCATTTTCGAAATTAACTCTGCTGTTTTCTTTGTAAGCTAACCAGGCAACATCAGCTTCTGAGATCTGAGTTATTGTAGGGTTTTCACACGTTTCGCAGGAATATAAAAATAAGCTGCCCAAGAGCAAGCTAACAATTGAGGTATAAGTTCTTTTCATGGGTGAATGTTAATTAAAACAGATGCAAAATACACTATAAATAACTTAAAATTAAATATTTTGATAAATATTACGACTATTTATCATACTTAATGTTTAGACATTTATTGTGTATATAAATCTGCTTCAGAAAGGAACTTGAGGAGGGGGTAATACCTGCAAATAAAAACTGTCGGCTCTCAGGAGCTTCAGCAAAAAAAGTAACATCAACACTACCCAACAATCTACTTTTTCCGCTTATTACTACGCTGCTAACCGACAGTTATACTTTAACTACTATATCAATAATTTATTACTAGTGGCTTCACCTTTGGTCGGATTAATAACCATAGAAATGTTCCGGCTATTGTACCCGAGAAAAAAGTGAAAGCTGTAACCAACCAGCCATTAATACCCCGCAATTCTGCATCATGATATACCCAGGTTAAAATAAAACCCAACAATGCGATGTATATTATAAATGTTGCAAGTATAACGGCTGAGGTAATATACGTCATCCAGATTTCCATCTTATTACATCATCAGTTGTACATTAACAGTTCTCTAAATTGCACTGTCTTTGTAAGATTAAACTTCTGGTGAAAAGATATGTTTTGGATAATTTGAAGAACTTAATTGTAATGTGGTTATTGTGCAATAAGATTCATTGGATTTTTCTACAAATTGAAGAATGTTATTGCCTAGGGAATTGTACTTGAAGCAACAAATGCCTTTTACCAGGCCAGTTGTAGTTATTTGTTGTTCTGGTGGGCCTGTATTACTTTCTTAAATATAGCCGTGAGATAATCTCCGCCCCAGCGTCCATAAAAGTTCATACCCCGCGCTTCGTAGGCATCAAGGTTATAGTGCCTTGATGGTAGCAGGTAACCCATGTAGCCACCATTAAACCCGGTAACTATCAGTTTCTGATTTTGCTGTGATGCCTGTTGCTCCAGTTGTGGTAAAAATTCTCCTGAATAATCGGCAGGTGCTCCGGCAAGTATAATATCACCTATTTGCAACGAGGTTACAAAGGATGGGTATTTGCCAAACAAGTTATAGAACAACCATGGAGCCAGATGGTAATTATCGCCTATCCGCCATTCCGGGTCAGGTAATAGTAAGGGCAGCCTGTTATAGCCAAGTTTATAGGAGTAGTCCATGCTTACCTTCGGTAATTCAGGAAGTATAACCCTAGCCAATTGATTGCCCATAGAATCTACACTTATAAAAGTATCCCCATGCTGGTAAACAGGCCTATGGCTCGCAACCGCTCCAGCTGAAAAGGCTGCAAAATCAACTTGCTTTTCCAGGGCTGTAACTAATGCACCAGGGTAATCGCGGGATAGAATCTGTTGTTTGGATGGTAACACAGTAGCATGGGCAGAAAAGGTAGCCAATACAGCCACATCTCCATCTGCCTGTTCAAACTTTATAAACCGCACGGTAGTATCACGTACTGCTTCTTCGCCATTCAATCGGTTTCCTACCAGGTGCCCGGCAATAGCTTTTCCGTAACCTACTTTAGCAGTTTGAGCATTGGCTTTGGCTAGTTTTATACTTTGGATGATTTGATCTGCTGTGCTATTGACCTGTTCCTGGCTATACTTGCCGGCCATTACCCAACCCATCAGGTTCTCACCCCAACCGCCAAAACTGGTATGTGTGTGTGTGGCTGATAAGTATAGCTGTTCTGGTTTTAAACCCGCTTTTATACTTGCCGCTTCCAGAGCTTTCGTCAGCGTCATGGGTGTAATAAGCAGGTCCAGAGCTACTAAATAAGCTTCCTGTTTACCGTTGTTAAAAGCAAAAGTCCTGACATAAGCAGAATCGTGTACTTCGGTGTATGCTTTACCAAGTCGTTTGCCATAACCAGCTAGCGGAAAAGGCGGAGGTGGAGTTATACTTATCTTTGCCCAGCCAACCTGCAAGGTATCTGCTTCTGAAATAATAGGCCTATGCTGCTGCAGTGAATTAACTGTTTCCTTATAATAAACGGTTTCGGCAAAAGGTGTGGCATCGTTACGACGAATAGCACAGGCCAGCAGCAACAGCAATGGCAGCAGAAAATAAAGCGCTTTACGCAGAATACGATAGATGGATCTCTTCTTCAAACATTGCAAGTTACTACAATTTTTCTGCTCGCTTAAGCTGTACATTATACAATTTTACAGATCAAACAAGTTTAGGAATTAAAGTATAAACTATAAATTTGGCTTTCTGAAAACCGGCACTATAACCGGATATGGCTTTGTGAACATGAAACTGCGGGTAATTAGCCGGAGAAACTATAAAGAGATATTTATTTAAACTTACTTAATACTACTGATCTTATCAGTTAATTGCCTATGGATTTCAACATCAACCATTTGCTCAAAATTGCTTCGGAGCTTAACATCACCATCAAACAGATCGAAGCAACAGCTACGTTACTGGATGAAGGTGCAACTGTGCCTTTTATATCACGATACCGAAAAGAGGCAACCGGCTCACTTGACGAAGTACAGGTTGCCGCTATCCGTGACCGCCTGGAGCAGCTTCGAGAGTTGGATAAGCGCCGCGAAAGTATACTTAAATCTATCCGGGATCAGGAAAAGCTTACACCGGAACTGGAAGAGCAGATCATGGCTGCTGAAACCATGGCTGTGCTGGAAGATATCTACCTGCCTTACAAGCCAAAGCGCCGCACCAAAGCAACTATAGCACGTGAAAAAGGGCTTGAGCCACTGGCACAGCGCCTGTTTGAGCAGGAAAACTTTGATGTAGAAGCAGAGGCTGCCAGCTTTATTTCGGAAGAGAAAGAAGTGAAAGATACTGCCGAAGCACTTGCCGGAGCCCGCGATATTATGGCTGAATGGATGAACGAGAATGCCGATGCCCGTGCTACCATGCGCCAGCTCTTCGAGAAGAAAGGTGTGTTTAAGAGCCGGGTAATGCTGGGCAAGGAAGAAGAAGGGCAGAAGTTCAAGGATTACTTTGAGTGGGAAGAACCAATTGAGAAAGCGCCATCGCATCGTGTGCTGGCCATGCGCCGCGGCGAAACTGAGAATATACTGATGCTGAGCGCACAACCTGACGATGAAGAAGCGCTTGCCAAACTTGAAGCTATATTTGTGCAGGGCAACAACGCAGCATCGGAGCAGGTTAAACTAGCGGCCAAAGACTGTTATAAGCGCCTGCTGAAAATGAGCATGGAAACGGAAGTACGACTAAGTTCTAAAAAACGTGCCGACGAAGAAGCTATTCGGGTATTTGCTGATAACCTGCGTCAGTTGTTGCTTTCCTCGCCACTAGGTCAGAAAACAGTGTTGGCTCTGGACCCTGGTTTCAGAACAGGTGTGAAATCAGTTGTACTGGATAAGCAGGGCAAACTGCTACATAACGAGACTATTTATCCGCATACAGGGCAGCATAAAGAGCAGGAAGCTGCGCAGGCTGTTCGTTACATGGTAACACGTTTTGAGGTAGAAGCCATTGCTATTGGTAACGGTACTGCCAGCCGTGAAACAGAAGCGTTTGTGAAAAGCCTGAAACTACCTGCATCTGTAATGGTGGTGATGGTGAATGAAAGTGGCGCTTCTATTTACTCTGCATCCGATGTTGCCCGCGAAGAATTCCCGGATCAGGATGTAACTGTACGTGGTGCTGTTTCTATTGGTCGCAGATTAATGGATCCTCTGGCTGAACTGGTAAAAATAGATCCGAAAAGTATAGGTGTTGGGCAGTACCAGCACGATGTAGATCAATCAGCTTTAAAACACTCTTTAGATGATGTGGTGATGAGCTGTGTGAATGCTGTAGGTGTGGAAGTAAACACTGCCAGTAAACAGCTTTTAACCTATGTATCTGGTTTAGGTCCAGCATTGGCTCAGAATATTGTAGAGTACCGTAACGAAAATGGCCCGTTCCGTACCCGTACTGAATTAAAGAAAGTGCCGCGCTTAGGAGACAAAGCCTTTGAACAGGCAGCTGGTTTCTTAAGAATCAGGGATGCGAAAAACCCCTTGGATGCTTCGGCAGTACACCCGGAAAGTTACCCGATTGTAGAGCAGATGGCAAAAGACCTGGGCGTAACTGTGCAGGACCTGATGCAGAAGGATGAGCTACGGAAGCAGATAAATCTGAAGAACTATGTTACTGAAACGGTAGGTCTGCCAACCCTGCAGGATATCATCAGTGAACTTGCCAAGCCAGGCCGTGACCCGCGCCAGACTTTTGAAGCTTTTAGCTTTACAGAAGGAGTTAATGAGATAAAAGACCTACGCGAAGGCATGAAGCTGCCGGGTATAGTAACAAATGTGGCAGCCTTTGGTGCTTTCGTGGATATCGGGGTACACCAGGATGGTTTAGTACACGTGAGCCATTTATCCGACCGCTTTGTGAGCAACCCGCATGATGTAGTGAAAGTGGGGCAGAAGGTGGAAGTTACCGTGCTGGAAGTAGATACTAACCGCAAGCGCATCTCACTAAGCATGAAAGGCGACCCTGCTGCTCCGAAGCCTGCTGCTAGCAGAGACCGAAACAACAGCAAAGGCGGTAACAAAAAAGAAGAAGAGCCGATGGATGATTTCCAGGCGAAACTGGCCAAACTGAAAGGGATGTTCAAGTAAACATTATACTTGTACTTTCTACAAGAAGCACAGCTTATAAAAAGCTGTGCTTCTTGTTTTTAATTCTATTCCAAATGAATAAGTACTACTAAAACCAAATAGATTAAGAAATACATCAACCCTATACTTATTCCTATTATAATTTTTAATAAAATATATTATAATTTGAATATTATGATTTTTGTTTGAAAATTTGTTTTAAATCTTTCAACCAAACTTATAAAATCATGAAAAAAATATTACTCGCATTAGGGCTGGTAGTTTTGGCCACTGGTGCAACAATGGCTCAGGAACAAGGACAAATTAACGCTAAAGCAGGTTTAGCATTAGGTACAAAAGCTTCAGTTGATGATGATGGTGATGCGAAAATGGGTTTAGGTATTAACTTAGGTGGTGAGTACTTCTTCACAGACGCTATCAGCATTGCTCCGACTTATACCTTATTTTTCCCAACTAAAATAGGCGAAACTAAAATTATTCCAAGCGTGCTTAACCTTGATGGCCGTTACTATTTTAATGCAAATGGTCTGTCACTTTATGGTACTGCAGGTCTTGCTGTTCAGAGCGTTAAAGTTAAGTGGGAAGGCGACTCTGATACAGGCAATTTAACAACCTTTAACTTAGGCGCAGG of Pontibacter deserti contains these proteins:
- a CDS encoding DUF2461 domain-containing protein codes for the protein MPTGKATNYKTTMSATIDKSTLQFLRDLARNNTREWFAENKPRYEKARKNYLDFLDEMLKEMARFEPVANAQTGKDLVFRIYRDVRFSNDKRPYKDHFGAYVADGGRKSILPGYYLHLAGNNNSFLAGGLWMPPADYLKAVRQEIDYNLHEFKAIVEATAFKKKFGDLQGEQLKTTPKGYEKENPAIEYLRFKSWNAVMPLTDKQVLSNDFMAVVMDGFKSLKPFNDFLTAPLKEIGED
- a CDS encoding glycosyltransferase 87 family protein, with protein sequence MIKRRRTIAAYVVLGASSIVYAALGYATPRVNFTQLVLLFAACFAAYVYVVNQRLPVWHGIAAAIFFRLILLAATPLLSDDYFRFIWDGRLMAAGINPYLHLPEYFVQEGAVAVAGINEALYLKLNSPEYYSVYPPVAQAIFWLSAKLSPESICGSIVTIRVMIIAAEILSILLLLRLLRKMGLPDGYVLLYALNPLVILELTGNLHLEALMIFFVLLGLYQLFYQRVVWAGCAFGLAIGVKLLPLLFLPFMWRKLGFKRFVYFLTAVGLTLLVVSFPLINLEVIEHMAKSVNLYFQRFEFNASVYYLMRWAGIQLTGYNQIAVIGPFLSLVTFAIVVTMAAVKKLGSVKRLMGYMAAALAVYLLLATTVHPWYITTLVALTAASLFRFAIAWSGLAILSYAAYRTSSFNEDTALITLEYTLVLLWLLVELYLYRQRRKHANLT
- a CDS encoding cellulose synthase family protein, producing MMTLVATIVVVVYSLCLAFIFCYSLVQLHLTWLYLTRTPTQVPTVIPKDWPTVTVQLPVYNERYVVSRLIDAVAAFDYPKDKLQIQLLDDSTDETTTLIAEKIKLLQSHGLTLAHVRRGDRTGFKAGALQHGLASATGEFIAIFDADFVPSPDFLKKTIVAFTKPQIGVVQTRWGHLNRDYSLLTRLQAFGLDAHFTVEQQGRNNGHYFINFNGTAGVWRKTCIVDAGGWQADTLTEDLDLSYRAQLKGWEFVYQEQTESPAELPAEINGLKSQQYRWTKGAAETARKHLTDVLISPKPLHAKLHALFHLLNSSVFVCVLLTAILSIPVLFIKESNPQFDWVFNLGAIFIISFLALVTFYWVSASRRGVSKAAIRFIPEFLMFLIMSMGMSLHNSVAVLEGYMGRKTPFIRTPKYNIVKAQDSWQKKLYTLPTIRIVTWLEGLLALYFVWGIWLDLQLKDYGLLPFHSMLAMGFGLVFFYTLAHYKKA
- a CDS encoding glycosyltransferase family 2 protein, with the translated sequence MARVNVIIPAYNEELSIGKVVAAIPALVEDVIVVNNNSTDRTAETASLAGATVLLEPKPGYGHACLKGIAYVAAKPVDTRPDIIVFLDGDFSDYPHEMPLLLEPILSGAVEMVIGSRVLGKREAGSLLPQQLFGNWLATKLLHLLYGVKYTDLGPFRAIKLDTLLALNMQDRTYGWTVEMQAKAAKRNIRSVEVPVSYRKRIGVSKVSGTIKGSVLAGYKIIFTIFRYI
- a CDS encoding peroxiredoxin, whose protein sequence is MSQKVNVGDKAPDFELIKPDGSVFRLKDQLKDKHVVLYFYPKDNTPGCTKQACEFRDQYEVFKEYDAEVVGISSDSADSHDKFERNFHLPFILLSDQGNHVRNMFGVPRKFGIIPGRVTYVIDKNGVVRYIFNSMTKPLEHVKNALDVLKSMNKK
- a CDS encoding neutral/alkaline non-lysosomal ceramidase N-terminal domain-containing protein — protein: MKKRSIYRILRKALYFLLPLLLLLACAIRRNDATPFAETVYYKETVNSLQQHRPIISEADTLQVGWAKISITPPPPFPLAGYGKRLGKAYTEVHDSAYVRTFAFNNGKQEAYLVALDLLITPMTLTKALEAASIKAGLKPEQLYLSATHTHTSFGGWGENLMGWVMAGKYSQEQVNSTADQIIQSIKLAKANAQTAKVGYGKAIAGHLVGNRLNGEEAVRDTTVRFIKFEQADGDVAVLATFSAHATVLPSKQQILSRDYPGALVTALEKQVDFAAFSAGAVASHRPVYQHGDTFISVDSMGNQLARVILPELPKVSMDYSYKLGYNRLPLLLPDPEWRIGDNYHLAPWLFYNLFGKYPSFVTSLQIGDIILAGAPADYSGEFLPQLEQQASQQNQKLIVTGFNGGYMGYLLPSRHYNLDAYEARGMNFYGRWGGDYLTAIFKKVIQAHQNNK
- a CDS encoding Tex family protein; amino-acid sequence: MDFNINHLLKIASELNITIKQIEATATLLDEGATVPFISRYRKEATGSLDEVQVAAIRDRLEQLRELDKRRESILKSIRDQEKLTPELEEQIMAAETMAVLEDIYLPYKPKRRTKATIAREKGLEPLAQRLFEQENFDVEAEAASFISEEKEVKDTAEALAGARDIMAEWMNENADARATMRQLFEKKGVFKSRVMLGKEEEGQKFKDYFEWEEPIEKAPSHRVLAMRRGETENILMLSAQPDDEEALAKLEAIFVQGNNAASEQVKLAAKDCYKRLLKMSMETEVRLSSKKRADEEAIRVFADNLRQLLLSSPLGQKTVLALDPGFRTGVKSVVLDKQGKLLHNETIYPHTGQHKEQEAAQAVRYMVTRFEVEAIAIGNGTASRETEAFVKSLKLPASVMVVMVNESGASIYSASDVAREEFPDQDVTVRGAVSIGRRLMDPLAELVKIDPKSIGVGQYQHDVDQSALKHSLDDVVMSCVNAVGVEVNTASKQLLTYVSGLGPALAQNIVEYRNENGPFRTRTELKKVPRLGDKAFEQAAGFLRIRDAKNPLDASAVHPESYPIVEQMAKDLGVTVQDLMQKDELRKQINLKNYVTETVGLPTLQDIISELAKPGRDPRQTFEAFSFTEGVNEIKDLREGMKLPGIVTNVAAFGAFVDIGVHQDGLVHVSHLSDRFVSNPHDVVKVGQKVEVTVLEVDTNRKRISLSMKGDPAAPKPAASRDRNNSKGGNKKEEEPMDDFQAKLAKLKGMFK
- a CDS encoding outer membrane beta-barrel protein, with translation MKKILLALGLVVLATGATMAQEQGQINAKAGLALGTKASVDDDGDAKMGLGINLGGEYFFTDAISIAPTYTLFFPTKIGETKIIPSVLNLDGRYYFNANGLSLYGTAGLAVQSVKVKWEGDSDTGNLTTFNLGAGILYPLADKISLDGQLKLMGGDEDETFDGAQFVLSAGISYRIK